In the genome of Ursus arctos isolate Adak ecotype North America unplaced genomic scaffold, UrsArc2.0 scaffold_22, whole genome shotgun sequence, the window CTTGACAGAAAACAGTGAGAGTTGCCATTAACCATGTGAGAGCGAGCAACAGGCTTCCAGCAACAGCCCCGCACGCCTGGAAGGAGGCGCTGCAGACAGGCCTGGCACTGGCTTTCACGAATCATCcaagcccagtgcggggctctaGACTGAAAACACAATTAAATCTGCTGTTTCCTTTGATTAAAAAGTGGGAACTACGTAGAAAAGGGGGCTCCTCCATTTTGGTTGGCAAGGCCCAGGCCAAGTCCAGCAGCTGGACCAAGAACCACTAAAACGGTACCACTGGTCCCCAGAGGCAGCAGAGCCTTCACGGGGCCACACCGAGCACAGAGAGGCCACCACAGCCGCACTCCCTGAGGTGCCTCCATGGCTCCATAGCCAGAGAAAGGGACGAGAACACAGGAAGCCTGTCCCCGTGCCTCCACCACCCACAGCCCATGCCTGTCACCTGCTGTCCCAGAACCGGATCTTCTGGTCATTGTGGCCACTAATGATGACATGGTCCCCACACACCACATCATTACAGTAGGAAAGGACATTGATGGTCCTGGAGCCTGGGGACCAAGGAGCAGAGCCCAAGCCTCAGAAAAAGGTTGTGGAAACCATCCCGCAGGACATATGGAGAAGCCGAGGTCCAGAAGCCCCAGAGGGGTAAGTATCCTCCCCAAACTAGAACCCAGGTCCCCTGCTTCCCAGCCCAAAGCCTGAAGTCACCAAGACACCAGGCAGAAAGCACCGATGAGGGGTAGAGAAGGAGAGGCCTCGGGAGGTTTCACCCCAAATGCCTGTGAATCTTAGAGCCATTCCCAGAGAACATGCTGAGGTATTCTTGACCTGGCTTGGGGGTGCCAACAGGTAGGGAGGGGGAGGTAGGGGCTGGGCCTCACAGTAGGCGCGGCCGAGGTCCCACTCCTTCACTGTCCGGTCTCGGCTTCCAGTCACCGCCTGGTGCCTTGTTAGCTTGAATTTGGCAGCCGTCACCTTGTCTGTGTGTCCAGACAGTGTTTCCTGCCCCCCCCATCCCAGGTATGGATCAAGGCCGTGGCCAAGACTCCATAACACCCCCTTCAGGGCCCAAGGCATGACCCCTGACCCCCAGGGCTGCCTCCTCAGTCAGACCTTACCTTGGACTGTACCTCTCCCACCTTCCAGAGCTGGGCGGCCTGATTGTAAGTAGCTGCTAATACCTGTGAGCCCTGGAGagatggaaggggaagggaaaggcccTGAACCTGGCCCCGGACAGGAGCAACGTCCCTCAGGCCAGACAGCTGGGGCGGGGGCTGCCTTAGAGCCCCAATCATCCAGGCAGGCAGAGCATGCAGGCCCAGGGAAGGCTTGTGTAGCAGCCAGAGGGACAGAGTCTAGGACATCCATGATGTTCCCTTATGTCTCAGAGCCCCCACCTGCCCAGTGTGGAGACTGGGGCGTGGGAGGGACACACCAGGGGCATCACATGTCACTGAGGCTAAGTCCCCTCACCGAAGGGTCGAAGTCCACACTGGTGATGCTGCCAGCAGCTCCTTCGAGGGTTTGGTTGGCCTCCAGACGACCTGGAGGGACCGGGAAAAAGACAGGCGAAATGAAGTCACTAACCTCATGAAAAGGAAGAGCTGAGATCAGTCTCTCCCAAGCCGGAGGAAAGAATTCTGGGGGCCTGGCCTGGAGCCTGCACCTTCCCAAACTGCCAGCAGGGGGCTCCAGGGGGCAGCGGATCATCTCACAGGGCGCCAGGACCAGAGAGAAGGGACTGTCCCTAGGTCACCCAGCAAGCCAGGGCCAACCCTTTCTCGAGGAAGCCTCCAGGAAATGACTGACTCCCCAGCACACCCGCCTCTCCAAGCACAGGGTAGATAGTGAACACTCAGCTCCTGAGTTCTGAGAGCTCAAGGGATACCAGAAAAGGTCACCTGGTGGACCCCAGGGACCTGTTTCTCAAGGGCCTATCCCCGCAGGATCTAATGAGAAGGGACCCCCACTTCCCCTAACAGGGACCATCTGACCTGGGCCCTCCCCATCCTGCAGACCTAGGTCCCAGCCGGTGGGAGGCTCAGCCCAGAACTCCTGCCAAGGGGTCATCTGGCCACGGCCCACAAAATGTGACATGTGAAGAAACACAAACTGATCTAAGACCTTTGCCCAACAAGGAGCAAGCTGAGGGTGGGCTCTGGAGAGAAAGCACTAGGTTGGCCCACAGAGGAGAAATCCTCACCTCCCACAACATTCCAGAGGTGGATGAGGCGGTCAGCCCCTCCGGTGGCCAGGAGGCTGCTATTGGGGCCAAAACAAACAGCATTGACCTCGGAGAGGTGGGCGTCCTATGGGAAAAAGGGAGGTTGGGGCCTCGGGTCCTCCCCACAGGCGCCCCTCTGCGCACACTCACAGGCTCTCTCACACGCACCCGCACACATCAGGTCTCCTCAGCCCTGCGGCAGCCTCCCGCTCCACTTCCCATAGTGCCCTGCCTGGCCTCCTGACCTCCCTCTCCAGTCCATCCCGCGTTACTAAGTGCCGAGAGGCTTCTACCACTGGCTGGGAAAGACAACTTGTGCCCTAGTGGAGGGGCCCAGCGTCGCTTCCCTGGCCTCCCTGGACCACCCTGGGGCTCACGCCGCATGCATGCGGCAGCCCCTCCCTTACCAGCACATCCTGAACCTGGCTAGGAGGCTGGGCAGCCACACACACAGGGATGCTCTGGTATCGCTGCTCAGGAGCTCCCCCAATGGAGTGGCCTCTCCTCTTCTTGAaactgggtggggggcaggtgttAGGAAGGCATTTGACACAGGAGTCTCATGCCCCTGAGGCGGCAGCAATAGAAAGCAGACAAGCAAGGCGGCAGCACATGCCCAGAGGAGCAGCGAGCTTGTTCCCAGCCCGGCCTCTGACCCCAGGGGTCAGGGTGAAGGTGGGAGGAGCACAGAGGCAGGGGAGAGTCGGTGGATGGGAGCAACCTTGGGCTGGGGTTTCAGTCCTAGCCTTGCTGCCACTTGGCTCTGGGACCCTGAACAAGTCCTGACACATCTGAGCCTATTTCCCCACTGAGTGGTAGTCCCTATCCAGGCTCAGGTTGGAGATCTTCGTCCCCTGTGAGGACCATGGATGAGGGACAGAGCGTGGAGGATAGCCAGGCAGGCCTGGAAACGAGGGAAAGGAGGTCTGGGAGAGACAGCAGAGATTCAGACAGACAGCTGGGCAACACAGAGAAGGACAGAGCGAGACATACGCGGACCAAGCCTGGACTGCAGAAGCCCGACACGGGCCTCCAAGGGGCCGAAACCCTTCACACCCATGTGGGTGCACGCACACACTTACTCCAGAAGCTCCTTCACCACATCCACACAGCGGGAGAGCGTCAAGGAGGTGGCAGAGGCAGATCTGGGGTAGAATTAAGAGAGATGTGCTAAGGGACTGGCCGGTGGGTGTGCAGGCAGCCGCCATCCATCCCTACACCTGCTGGGGACCCTGAGGCTCACAGGCCTGTGAGCCTGGGCCAGGAACTTGGCTCCTCCAAGAGCAGGAGAGCGGGACGACCCACAGCAGGCCCAGGAAGGTGGAGGCGGGGAGGGATTCGGAAATAAAGTCTCCCACGGTTTCCACCATGACAGTAAGAACTGCCtcgccacccaagtgccccccaacAAAAGTTCTGGGGAGGCTGAGCTGGGGCATATGAGGGAGAGGGCGAAGGTGCCCTCAGGCTGGAATAGCGCAAggctgggggatggagggaggttAAACCTAGGCCTGCTGAGTGACCTCAAAAAAGCCCAGAAGAGGATGTGTCCTGGGATGACCTGGCCCACCAGGGCTGCCAAGGACTTTGGGGAGCAGTATCTCATGCCCTCCCCAAAGTTCTTTCACTGCCCCCAGGCCTGGACAGCAGTGACCTGCAAGGAAGGGCTCAAAGAGAAGCCTTCAAGTTGGTGAatggagcagggggtggggggccactTCAATGACAGACAAATGGCGATGAATGGGGGAGCCTGAGGGGAGGGGCCCTCAAGGACTGAAGCCCCAATCCATGTGCTTCAGAAGCGTGTGAGAGCTCACATTTATACCTGCTcacatgttcacacacacacatgcctgtgACAGGTGAGTCCTGGGCCTTGCCCACAGTTCCCTCCTGGTGACACCCTTTCACCAgactgacaccccacccccagagctcTGGTcctgagaagaagagaaagaggcctTGACACTGGAGACCAGACCTGTCCTGGGAGGTCTGAGCTGTACTGCAGCCTCTCCCCAAACTCCTCTCAGCCCAAGAGCTGGGCCCAAGGCCCTAGAAAAAGACTCTAGAGTGGGGCCCAGCTCAGAGCTCTGGGATGGTCCTCACCTGAAGGGCCTCTTCCACTTCTCACCAGCCTCACTCTTCAGGGATAGGGGCTCAGCAGTCAGGGCCAGAGCCTCGGCCTCCTCTCTGATCCCATCGGCTATGGTGTTTGGGCTCCTGGGAGAGGGAGTGAAACTCGGGAAGCTCAAGAgaccagcccctccctgcctccagagcACCGCACAGTGAAGAGGGGTCTGTGTGGGCGCACGGGTGGCGGGTAGGGGTACCGGGTCCTACCACCACTCGAGTCTGCACGTGTCCTGTGGGCTCAGTGTACCCGGGGGCCTCGTGTGGACAGGTGGGGCGGGGTAGAACTGTAGGCAGAGGCCAGAGAAAAGGGCGCCCGAGAGCACGCGGGGCACACCGGTCAGGGGAGGCTGGGCGGGCAGGGCTGGACGCATCCCCACGCTTACTCGCTGATGCTCACTGTCCGCTTGGCAGCCTTCTTTAGCTCCAAGGTCATCCGCGCCTGCTTGGCCCTGGGGGTAGAGAAGCATCCAGAGTGCCGGACCGGCCCGACGCTACTCGGGACGCGGAGGTGAAGCGCGGATcgtgccctccccaccagggGCGCGGCGCTCGCGTCTCCGAGGGGCGGGGCCGAGTGCGCTCACTTCTCCTGGCGCTCGAGGCGCAGGTTGCGCTCGGCGGCGGCGCGCGCCTTGCGCTGCACGAGCCGCTCCAGCAGGTCGCGcgcctcctcctccagcctgcGCAGGGCCGCCTCCAGGAGCCTGGCGCGCGCGCGCAGCGCCTCGTAGGCCGCCCGCTGCGCTCCGTTCAGCGCCCGCTGTGCGTCCACTTGCCGCGTCTGCTGCGCCCGCGCCTCCTGCAGCTCCGCCACGCGGCCCCCCAGAGCCGCCAGCCTGCAGGAGGGGGACTGTGCGTCACCGCCCGGCGGGAGCCGGTCTCAGACGTGGGACAGACTTGCCCCTTCCACGCGGTCGGCGGGTGGCTAAGCCAAGTCTCCAACCAGCGACGTGGGGAGAGCTCTCGGGCCGTGCTGGAGACACGCAGGAGCACCCGGTTCCCCCTTCCCCCGGCAGAGATGGCCCGAGCCACCCAGAGATGGGCGCGCCCCCCCCTCGCACTGGCCCGAGCCTCACCTGCTTTGCTGTTCCTCCAGCGTCGACTCCAAGGCGCCCAGCGCAGCGCTCTGCTCCACCGCCTGGTAGGCCATCTGGGGGGCCAGGGGCCAGAAGGTGGGCGGGAGCGCCTCCGTAGGGCTCCCACCgcgcctcctgcccctccccggcCTCCTGGAACAGAGTCTGTACTCCACCCACCCGCCCTTTTCCTGAACAGAAAGCAGCCGTCCAGACGGGTTTAGGACCTGCACAGGAACGCCCTGCTCTTTTTGTGGACCGATGGAAGGGCCTTGGGCTCTGGAGTCTAACACCTGAGTTTCAGTGCTGGCAGTGCCACTTATTTTCTGTGACCCCGGGGTAGTCATTTAACCTCTGGGAACCtgctgtttcctcacctgtgaagtgGGAATGATAGTACTCGCTTCACAGGGTAATGCAGAATTATTAGAAGGAGTAATATTTCAGATAATAGCAAACGTTTACATAGCACATGTGTGTCGTGCCCTGTTCTGAGCGCTACACACATACTAACTTGTAATCACCTTAACAACAGCATGAGGTAGGTACTGCCATTTTCCCCGTTTTACAGACGAGGACAGTGGCACAGACAGCTTAAGTGTCTTGACAAAGTTACACAGCTAAGTGGCAGGCCACTTAACAGGAAGCTTCAACTACAGGACAGGTCTACAGGAAGGGTTCCAGGGATGTGGGCTCTGTTCCCCGCGTCTCTAACCCTGGCCTACCCAAGCATAGATCCAGAGAGCAACCAGGAGCCCTAAGCAGAGGCACAGGGCAAGAAGAATGGTGGGCTCTGGGAGCATAGAGGCCAGGCTGAATACTGGagctgcccccagcccaggagtgggggtgagggtcaCCTCATCAGGCCCCTGCCTCACTCAGCAATCCTTCAACCAAGAGCTGGGGAAGCCACGGAGAGGAAGGTCAAGTCCCGCTGTTTAGAGCTGAGGGGTCCGTGGAAGAGACAGACCTCAGGCAAAAGAGTTCCTACCAGTGTGACGAGAGGAACATGAGGAAATAACCAAGGTTGGGGCTCTGGTCGCTAACGTGTTCCTGTGTTCTTTCTCACACGGGCTGGTGAGGGACGGGTTGAGGAGCGAGGCCAGTGCTGCGCAGCTGCCCTGACACATCTCCCTGCGCGAGTGTCCTGCGCATCCAGCTGGCCCAACTCATAACGTCTGTCGGTCCTTCCGCCGCTGAGCAATCTGACCTCCACTCCTGCTTCCTTGCCTGTCATTTACTTTCATTGATATTCTCTTATTCAGTATTTTGGGGAAGCTTTTCAAAATCCAAATAATAgtgatggaaaacagattagtggttgcaggGGTAGGGatggttgggggagaggggtgagtTGTGGCCAAAAAGGGTAGCAAGAGGGAGATCTTTGTGGTGATGAAATCGTGCTGTATATTGCCGGTCCCACAAATCTACACAGGGGAACAACATGACAAATATATGCACATCTCGTACCAATATCAGTTTCCTGATTGTGTGTACATAAGAAGTAGCCAgtctttgcaacttcctgtgatcTCTGATGTCCCccaaaaagctaaaataatagtaatgatacaTGCTTGTTGCGATATGTGAAACAGTactaagaattaaagaaaaagcccctccccatcccctggctTACCCAGTGGGAACTGACTGGTGTGTGTCTGAGGAAGTGCCAGGGAGGAAGTGCTGAGGGCAGGGGGTTTGTGGAAGTGTCCCAGACAAAGGGGACCGTGAGTTCAGAGACAGGGAGAGTAGCAGGAAGTGCAACAGGAGGCCGGAGAACTCCACTGGGAAGGCTAAAGGGCTCTGGAAGATGTATCCGAAACTGACAATGGGAGAGATGGTGAAGGGGCTTTCACTTCTCTAGTCGATGGGCTTCTGTTCACATGCATGTATGTCTGTATTGTCTTTTTGAAGGGAGatctttttgttattaaattatatcactctgggggcgcctggctggctcagttgatagagcatgggattctcaatctcagggtcttgagttcaagccccacattgggcatggaggctcctttaaaatatgtgtgtgtgtgtgtgtgtgtgtgtgtgtgtgtgtgtgtgtatacatacgtacatacatatctctctttctctctcattgtgAGTGCTGTATGGAGAATGGATGGGAGTGCCAAGGGAGGGGTCAtccaggaagagaggagggtAACTTGGGCCAGGCCAACGGAGAGTGGATGGATTTGGAGGCAGGATCCATGAGCTGATGACTACTAGCTCAGGGTGAAGGGCTGAGAGGGACCAGAGGTGCCCCGTGGTTTCCAGCCCAGTGACTACCAGTTGGGGTGAAGGGTCTACCTCATCCATCATTTAGTCTACAAATATTCATTAGCATGGACTGTGGAGACAGACCCCAGGGATAAGTGGAAGCAAAGCAAGGGCATCCCAGGCCTTGGGGATCTCACAGCCCAGAAAGTGCCTCAAGTGTCAAGTTGCAACTACAACAAGGGCTCTGAGGGAGAGGCTCTCACTGGGTCCGCAGCCCCATTCGCACACTCGTTGGGCAGGTAAGGTGGCATGCTGTAACCAGGCATGTGTTTATGGCCTATCAGTCTCCTTCACTGGACTGCAAGCTCCATGGGGCCGGGTCTCGTTCTGATCTTGTGCCTTGGACGTGACAATtgtcaataaatctttgttgaaagaatgaatggagaTCACAGAAGGTGGATTCGTGTGGGAaggagttcaaatcctggctccacttcTCTACGCCTCAGTTTCCTGCTCTAGAGTTGTGGACGATTAGCTGAAATAATGCTTAGCCCAGCACCTGCAGGAGTCACCTCTCCATGTGCTGCTGGCCACATACTGTGGGGGAGACGGGGGATCTGATTTTAGATATGTTGTCCAAGGACCCCAGCTGACCGAAGAGTGCGGAGCTCAGGAGAGACGGCTAGGCCGGAGACAGGTCCTTGAGGCACAGGAGTCTGCGAACCCACCCAAGCTCCAAGGAACACCCACATttaaagggaggaggaaaggaaccAGAGAAGGAAGTTCAGA includes:
- the ATG16L2 gene encoding protein Atg16l2 isoform X2 — encoded protein: MAYQAVEQSAALGALESTLEEQQSRLAALGGRVAELQEARAQQTRQVDAQRALNGAQRAAYEALRARARLLEAALRRLEEEARDLLERLVQRKARAAAERNLRLERQEKAKQARMTLELKKAAKRTVSISESPNTIADGIREEAEALALTAEPLSLKSEAGEKWKRPFRSASATSLTLSRCVDVVKELLDFKKRRGHSIGGAPEQRYQSIPVCVAAQPPSQVQDVLDAHLSEVNAVCFGPNSSLLATGGADRLIHLWNVVGGRLEANQTLEGAAGSITSVDFDPSGSQVLAATYNQAAQLWKVGEVQSKETLSGHTDKVTAAKFKLTRHQAVTGSRDRTVKEWDLGRAYCSRTINVLSYCNDVVCGDHVIISGHNDQKIRFWDSRVPCCTQVIPVQGRVTSLNLSHDQLHLLSCSRDDTLKVIDLRVSNIRQAFRADGFRCGSDWTKAVFSPDRSYALAGSWDGALYIWNVDTGKLEGSLRGPHCTAVNAVAWCPSGSHVVSAEQARKAVLWH
- the ATG16L2 gene encoding protein Atg16l2 isoform X1 gives rise to the protein MAGPGAPGVPVARWKRHIVRQLRQRDRTQKALFLELVPAYNHLLEKAELLARISEKLQPEPNDVTPATLQGPWEEESEPDSDQVLSPTTLRVKWQEEEERLRRVCGEMAYQAVEQSAALGALESTLEEQQSRLAALGGRVAELQEARAQQTRQVDAQRALNGAQRAAYEALRARARLLEAALRRLEEEARDLLERLVQRKARAAAERNLRLERQEKAKQARMTLELKKAAKRTVSISESPNTIADGIREEAEALALTAEPLSLKSEAGEKWKRPFRSASATSLTLSRCVDVVKELLDFKKRRGHSIGGAPEQRYQSIPVCVAAQPPSQVQDVLDAHLSEVNAVCFGPNSSLLATGGADRLIHLWNVVGGRLEANQTLEGAAGSITSVDFDPSGSQVLAATYNQAAQLWKVGEVQSKETLSGHTDKVTAAKFKLTRHQAVTGSRDRTVKEWDLGRAYCSRTINVLSYCNDVVCGDHVIISGHNDQKIRFWDSRVPCCTQVIPVQGRVTSLNLSHDQLHLLSCSRDDTLKVIDLRVSNIRQAFRADGFRCGSDWTKAVFSPDRSYALAGSWDGALYIWNVDTGKLEGSLRGPHCTAVNAVAWCPSGSHVVSAEQARKAVLWH